The Comamonas sp. 26 DNA window TGCCATCATCACCAAGGCGCAGGCCCATCGATTGGCCGTAGTGGCCCATGACGGTCTGGCCCGCGCTATCAACCCCGTGCACACCATGAGTGATGGCGACAGCCTGTTTGCACTGGGGACAGGCCAGAGCGGTAAAAGTCCGGGAATGATGACACTTAGCACGCTTGCAGCAGAAGCCGTCGCGGTAGCGACGGTCCGCGCTATTTTGCTGGCGCAGTCGGTGCAGGTCGCAGGACAGGCAACGCTGCCTAGCTATCAAGATTTCAATGCCAAGAATTAGGCCATTGCCTCAAGGCGACGCAGCTGACCTTGTGTCAGCAACTTGTCGCGCATGCGCCGCGTCATAGACTGGGTGCTGCCATCCTCTGCTGTAAAGAGGAACAGGCTTTGTTGCGGGCTGACCCAGGTCAGCTTGGTACGCAGTTGCTGGCGCTCGTTGCGCAGCTCCACCCAGGTGCCCAGCGGCCATTCGAAGAGTTCAGCGCCATTGGGCTGCGGGGCTTGGGCGGAGGCAGGGGCAACCACCGGTTCGACCACGACAGCAGGCTCTCGCCTTACGGGTTCAGGCCTGAACGCGAACGGCACCGCTGGCTTGAGTGGGTGCAGCGGCTTGGCTTCAGGCTCGGGAGCAAAGTCAAACACCACATCCATCATTTCGGTCAAAACCGGCGGTGACGAGTCCAGACCCGCATGCACGGTTTCCGTCGCCCCATCGAGCCCAACCAGCATGCTGGGCAACTCATCCAGCACATCCGTCGCCAAAAAGCTTTCTGCGCGCAGGCACGCAGCTTCGGCAGCATCCAGAACACGCTGCTGCAAGCTACCCAGACGGGCTGCCAGCGCCGCAATCTCGACATCCGTACGGCCCACGCCGCGCAGTCCCCGCGCCAAGCGGCGCTGAAGCTTGGGGGCAATGGTCACCAGCCGCTCTACATCTTGAGACGCCTGAGGTGACACGCTCCACAGCAAACTGGGCACCAAAGCCAGATAACCACCGGGATCACGCTCCTGAGCAGTCCCGCCCTTTTGCAAAGCCTGTTGCTGCGCCTGTGCAATGACACCCGCCCAAGGGCCGGTCACAAAATCCAGAATATCTTCAGGCACGCCCTTGGCGCTGGGCAGGCTGCGAATCATCTGCGCCAGCTGCATGGCATCGGGCTGCGCCTGCTCCATAACGGCACTCACCATCTGGCGATCTACCAGCCCCAAGGCCGAACTCATCAACCCTTGCTGGGTAGATTGCTCACCATCGGCCTGCGAGCCCAGTGCGACAATACGGCTCATCCGCCCTTCTGGCGGCCACTGCTCACGCACATATTGCAGTGCCTGCGAAAACATGGCTGCATTCACCTGAGCAAGGCTGGCGAGCTTGTTCGTGGCCGCTTCGGCCACGGCAATAAAGTGCGCAAAGCCCAGAGCAGATTCGCTGGAAAACCACAGGCTGCGTGCCGTCAGCTCATCAAGCAATTGCCGTGCCGGATGCATCCGATCGTCAAAAAAGCTACGGTCATGCACCACGAGCTGATGCAGCACAGGCTCCAGGTGTCGCAGCACTTTTTGCACTGCGGGCAGCAAACGCCCGTCACTGGTCATATGGCTCATCATGCGCTGCAGCGTGCGCATATGAATCAGCGAGATAGGTGCCTGACTCGGCTGCGCCGGTCGCAACCCACCAAGAGAACTGGATACCCAGGGCTGATGCGTGTTCTGCAATGCAGAGGCGGAATATGAAGTCCAGCCCGGCTGCAGGCCTTGCCCGCGGTCTGGCATCGCGACGGGAGCAGGCTCAGTCGCCGGCCAGCCCGCTAACATGGAATCGGTCAGCGACTGCGGCACGGTGCAGCGCATGTCGTCAATCCAGCGCAGGTCTGATGCCATTTCCTGTAGCAAACGCAGGGTCAGCAGGCACTGAGGTTGGGCATCAACGTCTGCGCCATAACGCGCAGGCTGCACGCCCTGCTGACGCAACAGATTAGCGGCGCGGGAGTATTCACTGACGAGTAACGCGCCCAGTTGCTGCACCATGAACTCGCGCCAGCAATCGGCCACTTCAGTAGCGGGCTGCAATGCTGTCAATGACTGGCTCAGGGCCCGTACATAGTTTTCCAGTCGCAGCGGGTTGCACTCGGGATGGGCAGATTCCAGACCCTGTGCACCACTCATCAACGCATCCAGATCGGCCAGTGCCAGCTCGACCTGCGGGGAGATCAGTTGCACCAGTTTGTGCTCAGCCTTGAGCTGACGACTTGCTGACTCCGCCATGGAAGCCAGTGGTAAAAGCTGCCCAGTGCCAGTGTCCAGCGTCTGGGCACTAAAGGAAAAAGGTTGGCGCGCTGACAGGACCAGTGCTTCCAGCAAGTTCTGCGGAAAGCTGTTGATGATCGAGGTCCGGTGCTGCTGCAGGTTGTGCAGCGCCGCACTGAGCACATCGCGCCTTGCAAAGGAAAAATCCGTTGAGAGCGTCTGCTCCAACGCATATTCGGTGCGCTGCAATAAACGCAGCGCGAATGCATCAGCGCCACGTACTGCCTGGACTAGGCATGTACGCAGCACGGTGACAGATGCATGTGCGAGGCTCATAGCCCCTAAGAATACCCGCTCCAGCCGAGGCTGGAAGCATTTTGTCGTTTACTTCAACGCTTTGTAACGCATGCGCTTGGGTGCCGCACCCTCAACGCCCAGGCGCTTCTTCTTGTCGGCTTCGTACTCTTGGTAGTTACCGTCGAAGAACACCCACTGCGAATCGCCTTCAGCAGCCAAAATATGGGTAGCAATACGGTCCAGGAACCAGCGATCGTGAGAAATCACCATCACGGTACCAGCGTATTCCAGCAGCGCATCTTCCAGCGCACGCAGGGTTTCCACGTCCAAGTCGTTGGATGGTTCGTCCAGCATCAGCACATTGCCGCCCTGAATCAGGGTCTTGGCCAGGTGCAGACGACCACGCTCACCACCGGAGAGGTTGCCGACCTTCTTTTGTTGGTCTTGGCCGTTGAAGTTGAAGCGACCGGCGTAGGCACGCGAAGCCATCTGGAACTTGCCCACGGTGATGATATCAAGACCACCGGAGATGTCTTCCCACACCGTCTTTTCATTGGCCAGCGCATCGCGGTGCTGGTCAACAAAAGCCATCTTCACGGTGGAGCCAATATCCACGGTACCCGAATCAGGCTGTTCCTTGCCAGCGATCAGTTTGAATAGCGTCGACTTACCCGCACCGTTAGGGCCAATGATGCCGACGATGGCACCAGCTGGAATGTTCATCGACAGGTTGTCGATCAGCATGCGGTCGCCAAACGACTTCGACACGTTGTTGAACTCGATAACCTTGGAGCCCAGACGCTCGGCCACAGGAATAAAGATTTCCTGTGTTTCGTTGCGCTGCTGGTATTCGTAATCGCTCAGTTCCTCGAAGCGTGCAATACGCGCCTTGGACTTGGCCTGACGACCCTTGGCGTTCTGGCGCACCCACTCTAGCTCCTTCTTCAAGGCCTTGGCGCGGGCTTCCTCACCCTTTTGTTCAGCTTCCAGGCGGTTGCCCTTCTGGACCAGCCAGTCGGAGTAGTTGCCCTTGTAAGGAATGCCGTGACCACGGTCCAGTTCCAGAATCCACTCAGCAGCGTTATCCAGGAAGTAGCGATCGTGGGTAATCGCCACCACAGTGCCGGTAAAGCGGTGCAGGAACTGCTCCAGCCAGTCGACAGACTCAGCGTCCAAGTGGTTGGTAGGTTCGTCAAGCAGCAGCATGTCGGGCTTGGACAACAGCAGCTTGCACAGCGCCACGCGGCGCTTTTCACCACCAGACAACTGACCCACGATGGCATCCCATGCGGGCAGGCGCAGCGCGTCAGCAGCGATTTCCAGCTGGTGCTCGGAGTCTGTACCAGCGGCAGCAATCACCGCTTCCAGCTCGCCCTGCTCTGCGGCCAGCGCATCAAAGTCAGCGTCTTCTTCAGCATAGGCTGCGTAGACTTCTTCCAGACGAGCCTTAGCGTTGTTCACCTCGGCCATGGCTTCTTCGACAGCCTGACGCACGGTGTGCTCGGGGTTGAGCTGAGGCTCCTGGGGCAGGTAGCCGATGGACAGGCCCTGCATTGGGATAGCTTCGCCTTCGAATTCCTTGTCCACGCCAGCCATGATCTTCAGCAGCGAAGACTTGCCCGAACCATTCAGGCCCAGCACGCCAATCTTGGCGCCAGGGAAGAAGCTCAGCGAAATACCTTTCAAGATCTGGCGCTTTGGCGGCACCGTCTTGGTCAGCTGATTCATCGAAAAAACGTATTGAGCCATGTTCGAATTGCTTTGAGTTGCTTGAATTTATGCAAAAAAGTGTGCCGCATTTCACGGCAAACAAACCATGATTATCGGCGCATGCGACAATACCCCTCGCAATAGGCGTCCAGTTGCCTTCTGCAGCAGCACTTCAGCTGGGGACAACGGAAGCGTTTCCAAGCTCCCAACACGCAACTTTATCTGCCTACAACTGGCCAGGCAGCCCAACGGGCTGCCATGACAGGCTGATACCCCGCGCCCAGGATTGGCGCAATTGATCACAATGACATTTGAAGAACTGAATCTGGCTCCGGCCATTCTCAAGGCCGTACAAGAGCAGGGTTACGAAAACCCCACGCCCATTCAGGCGCAAGCCATTCCGCTGGTTCTCGCAGGTCACGACCTGCTGGCAGGCGCTCAGACCGGCACCGGCAAGACCGCAGCGTTTACGCTGCCCATGCTGCAACGCCTGGCAACTGGCACAGCGCCCAAGAACCGATTTGGTGGCAAGGGCATTCGCACGCTGGTGCTGACGCCCACCCGTGAGCTAGCCGCTCAGGTTGAAGAAAACCTGCGCAGCTACGCCAAGTACATGGACATCAACTCCACCGTCATCTTCGGTGGTGTTGGCATGAAGCCACAAATCGCCCGCATCGAAAAAGGCGTGGACGTTCTGGTCGCCACTCCCGGTCGTTTGCTGGATCTGGCAGGCCAGGGTTTCATGGACCTGTCTACCGTCGAGATGCTGATTCTGGACGAAGCCGACCGCATGCTGGACATGGGCTTTATCCACGACGTCAAGAAGGTGTTGGCACTGGTGCCCAAGGACAAGCAAAGCCTGCTGTTCTCGGCCACTTTCAGCGATGAAATTCGTGATCTGGCCAATGGCCTGCTGCGCAACCCTAAGTCCATTCAGGTTACGCCCAGCAACACGACAGTGCAGCGCATCAAGCAGGTGATCCACCCCGTGGGTCGCGGCAAGAAGAAGCAGGTTCTGCTGCACATCATTCAGGAAAACAACTGGAGCCAGGTGCTGGTGTTCACCCGCACCAAGTTTGGCGCCAACAATGTTGCCGAGTACCTGACCAAGAATGGCGTCTCCGCCATGGCCCTGCACGGCAACAAGAGCCAAAGTGCCCGCACTCAAGCCCTCGAAGGCTTCAAGACCGGCGAACTGCGTGCACTGGTAGCTACTGATATTGCAGCACGCGGTATCGACATCGACGAACTGCCCAACGTGGTCAACTACGAGATTCCTAACATCTCGGAAGACTATGTGCACCGCATTGGCCGCACTGGCCGCGCAGGTCGCGAAGGCAACGCCGTGAGCCTGGTCTGCATGGACGAAGAAGGCTTCATGATGGACATCGAGCGCTTTACCAAGCAAGAGATTCCAGTGGCGCTGGTCGAAGGCTTTGGCCCCGAAGAAGGCGAAGTGGCTGAGCCCATCGCCATGGGTCGCCAAACTCTGTGGGGCGGCGCAGGCAAGCCTCCTAGCCGCGACGTCATGCAGGCAGCTGCCAAGGCTGCACGCCAAGAAATGATGGATCGCATCCGCACCAACAAGGCCCCCAACGGTGGCCGTGGCGGTGCTCGCCGCCCCGCAGCGGACGGCCAGGGCGAGGCCGAAGGCGAAGCCCAGCAGCGTCCTTCACGCCAGAACAAGCCACGCAGCAACAGCCGCTTCGGCAGCCCACGCCCTCAAGGCCAGGGCCAGCAAGGCGCAGAACGCAGCAACGGCCGCAATTCGGACCGCGGTTTTGACCGCCACTCCGAGCGCAGTTCTGAACGTGGTGCTGAGCGCGGCTCTGATCGCAACCAGCAGCAAGGCCAGCCACAATTTGGCCAGAGCGAACGCGCACCCCGCCCTTACAACAACGACCAGCAGCGCGCACCCAAGCGCAACGACTCTCGCCAGTTTGGTGACCGTGAACGCGGCGGCCGTTATGACGACCAGCCCCCACGCGCTGATGCACACCTGGGCACTCAGCAAGGTCATGCTCGCAACAACAGCGCGCGCGGCAGCAATGGCGGCCAGCCTGATCCTATGCGCACCAGCGTAGACAGCATGGCCGACCGCGGTCGCCGTGGCGGCTTTGGCGGTGGTAACCGTGGCAGCTTCGGCGGCGGCAACAGCAACGGTGGTGGCGGCAATCGCGGTGGCAACCGTGGTGGCTTTGGCGGCGGTTACGGCCGCTAACCGCTGGCTTAGCTGAGGGCGTGAAAACGCCGTCAAAGCAATTCACACCTCATCAAGGGCTGCAATAGCAAATATTGCAGCCCTTTTGTTTTTTCTTGGCTCGGCAGCGCTACGCGCTGACAGCAGATCGCAAGCCAGTCGGCCTAACATCCGATCTGGATGTGCGAAGCTTCAGGTTTCGCGCTTGGCGTGCTCTTTTTATTTGCGTTGAACTTATGACATTTCTAACCAAGCCCGTTTTCTCTCAAGCCAAGCGCCCTCAGCCTGTCTGGGCTCATCGCATGCTCAAGCTGACGACCGTGGGCTCTGCAGTGTTACTGACGGCCTGCGCCAATGTGCAGTTACCGCCTTGGACTGGCATGTCAAACAGTTCACCAACAAAAACAAGCCAGCCAAGTGCCAGTGTGACTTCAGCACCTGCAGTGCAGCCGGCCGTTAGCCACCCCGTCGCACCTGCTCCACAACTCGCAGCGCTACCCTACAACCCCGCGATCGAATCTCTTTTTCCAGACCCAACAGCCCTCTACGCCACGCCGGGCCTGGGTGCGAATCGCCAGCAGTTCAGCACCCATACAGAAATCGCTACTTTGCTGCAATCGCTGAGCAGCAAAGCTGGCAACGGTTACCAGCTTGGCACGACAGCCATCGGCACCTCTCAGCGCGGGCTGCCAATTCAGGCACTGATTGCAACACAAGGCCAAAGCACGCAAGCCACTGCCATTAACAACAATGGCAAGCCCACTGTGCTGCTCGTCGGCGGACAGCGTGGAGATGAACCCGCCAGTACTGAGGCCTTGCTGGCTGTCGCCAGCGAACTAGGCCAAGGCGGCCTGCTCGCGCCCTTGTTACAACAAATCAACATCATCATCGTGCCGCGAGCCAACCCTGATGCAGCAGACACAGCCAGCCCCGTGACAGCAGATGGCACCGATCTCACACACGACCACCTGCTTTTAAACACCCCTGAAGCACAGGCACTCGCTCGCCTGATGCGCAACTACCGGCCAGCAGCCGTCATCGACCTGCATGAATTTGCTGCTGGCGGTGCTTTTCTGCAGAAATTTCAGGCCGTACAGCGCTATGACGTACTGCTGCAACCCGCCGCCGCCGCTAATACGCACGAGTTCATCAACAAAGCTGCCCGGGAGTGGTTCAGCCAACCTATACGCTCGGCCCTCAATCAGGCAGAGCTCAGCAATGAATGGTTCTTTCAGCCCAGTGCGCAGCCAGGCGACAAATCGCTCTCCATGGCCAGCCTTGATGCAGAC harbors:
- a CDS encoding DUF1631 family protein; amino-acid sequence: MSLAHASVTVLRTCLVQAVRGADAFALRLLQRTEYALEQTLSTDFSFARRDVLSAALHNLQQHRTSIINSFPQNLLEALVLSARQPFSFSAQTLDTGTGQLLPLASMAESASRQLKAEHKLVQLISPQVELALADLDALMSGAQGLESAHPECNPLRLENYVRALSQSLTALQPATEVADCWREFMVQQLGALLVSEYSRAANLLRQQGVQPARYGADVDAQPQCLLTLRLLQEMASDLRWIDDMRCTVPQSLTDSMLAGWPATEPAPVAMPDRGQGLQPGWTSYSASALQNTHQPWVSSSLGGLRPAQPSQAPISLIHMRTLQRMMSHMTSDGRLLPAVQKVLRHLEPVLHQLVVHDRSFFDDRMHPARQLLDELTARSLWFSSESALGFAHFIAVAEAATNKLASLAQVNAAMFSQALQYVREQWPPEGRMSRIVALGSQADGEQSTQQGLMSSALGLVDRQMVSAVMEQAQPDAMQLAQMIRSLPSAKGVPEDILDFVTGPWAGVIAQAQQQALQKGGTAQERDPGGYLALVPSLLWSVSPQASQDVERLVTIAPKLQRRLARGLRGVGRTDVEIAALAARLGSLQQRVLDAAEAACLRAESFLATDVLDELPSMLVGLDGATETVHAGLDSSPPVLTEMMDVVFDFAPEPEAKPLHPLKPAVPFAFRPEPVRREPAVVVEPVVAPASAQAPQPNGAELFEWPLGTWVELRNERQQLRTKLTWVSPQQSLFLFTAEDGSTQSMTRRMRDKLLTQGQLRRLEAMA
- a CDS encoding M14 family zinc carboxypeptidase; this encodes MTFLTKPVFSQAKRPQPVWAHRMLKLTTVGSAVLLTACANVQLPPWTGMSNSSPTKTSQPSASVTSAPAVQPAVSHPVAPAPQLAALPYNPAIESLFPDPTALYATPGLGANRQQFSTHTEIATLLQSLSSKAGNGYQLGTTAIGTSQRGLPIQALIATQGQSTQATAINNNGKPTVLLVGGQRGDEPASTEALLAVASELGQGGLLAPLLQQINIIIVPRANPDAADTASPVTADGTDLTHDHLLLNTPEAQALARLMRNYRPAAVIDLHEFAAGGAFLQKFQAVQRYDVLLQPAAAANTHEFINKAAREWFSQPIRSALNQAELSNEWFFQPSAQPGDKSLSMASLDADTLINASSLKNSAALLIASRGSDLGRLHIQRRVHSLVIAATASLRATAEKSQNLKQVESFVSRDISALACRNTLTVQAVQTPEQHSVRMLQADSGQEVEARVDWNSSLRIKPEKTRPRPCGYWLSADSGRAVDRLRLQGVQVMQIAEPGQMLADSYNAARSGSSSPVLTRGAIDTPMGSYYITLNQAKAHLATSALEPDTPFSYVSKSLITSPADIGRVVAAPSVVFEEEME
- a CDS encoding DEAD/DEAH box helicase: MTFEELNLAPAILKAVQEQGYENPTPIQAQAIPLVLAGHDLLAGAQTGTGKTAAFTLPMLQRLATGTAPKNRFGGKGIRTLVLTPTRELAAQVEENLRSYAKYMDINSTVIFGGVGMKPQIARIEKGVDVLVATPGRLLDLAGQGFMDLSTVEMLILDEADRMLDMGFIHDVKKVLALVPKDKQSLLFSATFSDEIRDLANGLLRNPKSIQVTPSNTTVQRIKQVIHPVGRGKKKQVLLHIIQENNWSQVLVFTRTKFGANNVAEYLTKNGVSAMALHGNKSQSARTQALEGFKTGELRALVATDIAARGIDIDELPNVVNYEIPNISEDYVHRIGRTGRAGREGNAVSLVCMDEEGFMMDIERFTKQEIPVALVEGFGPEEGEVAEPIAMGRQTLWGGAGKPPSRDVMQAAAKAARQEMMDRIRTNKAPNGGRGGARRPAADGQGEAEGEAQQRPSRQNKPRSNSRFGSPRPQGQGQQGAERSNGRNSDRGFDRHSERSSERGAERGSDRNQQQGQPQFGQSERAPRPYNNDQQRAPKRNDSRQFGDRERGGRYDDQPPRADAHLGTQQGHARNNSARGSNGGQPDPMRTSVDSMADRGRRGGFGGGNRGSFGGGNSNGGGGNRGGNRGGFGGGYGR
- the ettA gene encoding energy-dependent translational throttle protein EttA, yielding MAQYVFSMNQLTKTVPPKRQILKGISLSFFPGAKIGVLGLNGSGKSSLLKIMAGVDKEFEGEAIPMQGLSIGYLPQEPQLNPEHTVRQAVEEAMAEVNNAKARLEEVYAAYAEEDADFDALAAEQGELEAVIAAAGTDSEHQLEIAADALRLPAWDAIVGQLSGGEKRRVALCKLLLSKPDMLLLDEPTNHLDAESVDWLEQFLHRFTGTVVAITHDRYFLDNAAEWILELDRGHGIPYKGNYSDWLVQKGNRLEAEQKGEEARAKALKKELEWVRQNAKGRQAKSKARIARFEELSDYEYQQRNETQEIFIPVAERLGSKVIEFNNVSKSFGDRMLIDNLSMNIPAGAIVGIIGPNGAGKSTLFKLIAGKEQPDSGTVDIGSTVKMAFVDQHRDALANEKTVWEDISGGLDIITVGKFQMASRAYAGRFNFNGQDQQKKVGNLSGGERGRLHLAKTLIQGGNVLMLDEPSNDLDVETLRALEDALLEYAGTVMVISHDRWFLDRIATHILAAEGDSQWVFFDGNYQEYEADKKKRLGVEGAAPKRMRYKALK